In Panulirus ornatus isolate Po-2019 chromosome 59, ASM3632096v1, whole genome shotgun sequence, the following are encoded in one genomic region:
- the LOC139767153 gene encoding uncharacterized protein: MGWVYWVGGYKVDGHRWRWINEDEINLRSHIWLPSAPTVDNTTANTLLVPANQEHRRFYLSQQLEGRTAPAYVCQIATGLRPFQASSKIHSVSHEVPQDQTPPKT, translated from the exons ATGGGCTGGGTGTACTGGGTCGGGGGATACAAAGTGGACGGCCACCGCTGGCGCTGGATCAACGAAGACGAGATCAATCTCAGGTCTCATAT TTGGCTGCCCTCGGCACCGACGGTTGACAACACGACTGCCAACACCTTACTCGTCCCAGCCAACCAAGAGCACCGCCGGTTTTACCTGAGCCAACAGCTGGAAGGCAGGACCGCCCCGGCTTATGTCTGCCAGATTGCGACAGGTCTCCGACCTTTCCAAGCCTCTTCCAAGATACACAGCGTCTCCCACGAGGTTCCACAAGACCAGACGCCACCAAAGACCTAG